The following proteins come from a genomic window of Theileria equi strain WA chromosome 2 map unlocalized gcontig_1105316255037, whole genome shotgun sequence:
- a CDS encoding conserved hypothetical protein (encoded by transcript BEWA_039560A), which yields MFRRRWGNISRTILLRGSPANRVAQWSLTILISAIWIYKSEKANPRNRGIFFRDNKAQAFTLDEVEEWNAKFKSSGQK from the exons ATGTTCCGAAGAAGATGGGGAAATATATCGAGAACGATCTTGTTGCGAGGCAGTCCTGCAAACAGAGTGGCGCAGTGGAGTTTAA CTATATTGATTTCCGCTATATGGATTTATAAAAGTGAAAAGGCTAATCCTCGTAATCGTGGTATATTCTTCAGGGATAACAAGGCACAGGCATTCACCCTCGAtgaagtggaagaatggaacGCAAAATTTAAAAGTTCTGGACAAAAGTAG